The segment TTGACGAATGTGAAATATGTCACTCTAAGGTATTTGTAAAAAAAGATGATGAAGTTATAGTAGCAGATACTGTAGAAGAATTAATAAGTAAAATCTAAACACAACTATTAT is part of the Marinitoga litoralis genome and harbors:
- a CDS encoding DUF1450 domain-containing protein, translating into MVQICKHNSGAEKVEEYLKSKGIEYSLANCLDECEICHSKVFVKKDDEVIVADTVEELISKI